From Euzebya rosea, one genomic window encodes:
- a CDS encoding nickel-dependent hydrogenase large subunit: MSTLDLHVSPLGRVEGDLDVRVTIEDGHVTSAWTEAAMFRGFEIILRGKDPQAGLVVTPRICGICGGSHLYKSCYALDTAWATHVPPNATRVRNIAQACETLQSIPRYFYALFAIDLVNKNYAKSSLYDEAVRRFAPYVGTAYQKGVTLSNKPVEVYAIFGGQWPHSSFMIPGGVMCAPNLADVTRSIAILEHWKDNWLEAEWLGCSIDRWLENKTWNDVLAWLEESEAHYNSDCGFFIRFCMDVGLDTYGQGCGNYIATGTYFQPELYTTPTIDARNDALINRSGVYAGGEFHTFDHLRVGEDVTHSFFQGSGVLHPWEGQTIPLDPVEARKQGKYSWAKSPRYNVEGKGYIPLEAGPLARRMAAAAPGAGAHQDDDPLFLDIMNTIGPSVMTRQLARMHEGPKYYKWTRQWLDELELGESFYTKPVEHAEGRGFGSTEAARGALSDWIVIEDNKIANYQVVTPTAWNIGPRDGEATLGPIEQALVGAPIVDQDDPVELGHVARSFDSCLVCTVHAYDGKTGKELSRFVINGNG, encoded by the coding sequence ATGAGCACGCTAGATCTGCACGTCAGCCCGCTGGGCCGCGTCGAGGGCGACCTGGACGTCCGCGTCACCATCGAGGACGGCCACGTCACCTCGGCGTGGACCGAGGCCGCGATGTTCCGTGGCTTCGAGATCATCCTGCGCGGCAAGGACCCGCAGGCCGGCCTGGTCGTCACACCCCGCATCTGCGGGATCTGCGGTGGCAGTCACCTGTACAAGTCCTGCTACGCGCTGGACACCGCCTGGGCGACCCACGTCCCCCCGAACGCCACGCGGGTGCGCAACATCGCTCAGGCATGCGAGACGCTGCAGTCTATCCCGCGCTACTTCTACGCGCTGTTCGCGATCGACCTGGTGAACAAGAACTACGCCAAGTCCTCGCTGTACGACGAGGCCGTCAGGCGCTTCGCACCCTACGTCGGCACGGCCTACCAGAAGGGCGTGACGCTCTCGAACAAGCCGGTGGAGGTCTACGCGATCTTCGGCGGCCAGTGGCCGCACAGCTCGTTCATGATTCCCGGCGGGGTCATGTGCGCGCCGAACCTGGCCGACGTCACGCGCTCCATCGCGATCCTGGAGCACTGGAAGGACAACTGGTTGGAGGCCGAGTGGCTCGGCTGCTCCATCGACCGGTGGCTGGAGAACAAGACGTGGAACGACGTCCTGGCATGGCTGGAGGAGTCTGAGGCGCACTACAACTCCGACTGCGGCTTCTTCATCCGCTTCTGCATGGACGTCGGCCTGGACACCTACGGACAGGGCTGCGGCAACTACATCGCGACCGGCACCTACTTCCAGCCCGAGCTGTACACCACCCCGACCATCGACGCTCGCAACGATGCGCTGATCAACCGATCGGGGGTCTACGCCGGCGGCGAGTTCCACACCTTCGACCATCTTCGCGTCGGTGAGGACGTCACCCACAGCTTCTTCCAGGGCAGCGGCGTGCTGCACCCCTGGGAGGGGCAGACGATCCCGCTCGACCCGGTCGAGGCCAGGAAGCAGGGCAAGTACTCGTGGGCGAAGTCGCCCCGGTACAACGTCGAGGGCAAGGGCTACATCCCGCTGGAGGCGGGCCCGCTGGCCCGACGGATGGCGGCGGCCGCACCCGGCGCGGGAGCGCACCAGGACGACGACCCGCTGTTCCTGGATATCATGAACACGATCGGGCCGTCGGTCATGACCCGGCAGCTCGCACGGATGCACGAGGGCCCGAAGTACTACAAGTGGACCCGGCAGTGGCTGGACGAGCTGGAGCTCGGCGAATCCTTCTACACCAAGCCGGTGGAGCACGCCGAGGGGCGCGGCTTCGGTTCGACCGAGGCAGCGCGCGGTGCGCTGTCGGACTGGATCGTGATCGAGGACAACAAGATCGCGAACTACCAGGTCGTCACCCCGACCGCCTGGAACATCGGCCCACGCGACGGAGAGGCCACGCTCGGCCCCATCGAGCAGGCCCTCGTCGGCGCACCGATCGTCGACCAGGACGACCCGGTGGAGCTCGGGCACGTCGCCCGGAGCTTCGACAGCTGCCTGGTCTGCACGGTGCACGCCTACGACGGCAAGACGGGCAAGGAGCTGTCCCGCTTCGTCATCAACGGCAACGGCTGA
- a CDS encoding NHL repeat-containing protein, translating into MAEIRAPLAHSRPALIATSGTAAAGSWRPTVRVGAPAVGGLSLPAAHPTAAHLYAPRGVWFDDDVLVVADSGNHRILIWHGLPSSDEAEADVILCQPAPTAEGPAAGGRGPSKGVHLPTGVLVHDGALFVADAWHHRILVWSTLPTAHDAPPDGVIGQTDLQSVQPNRGEDSCGPDSMYWPYGLGLVGGVFWVADTGNRRVLGWSGGPPEPGSTRGPDILLGQAAWTARDENRGGDPTADSFRWPHDIAGTDHLLLVADAGNHRVLGWAPVPDGDGPADLVLGQDAMTTATEWPYGPQRAIGHRFPYAISVDGDRLVVADTANNRLLVWDSVPRHTQQAPDHVLAQPDFAANGENRWDQVRDDTLCWPYGVHLRGDRLAVADSGNNRVMVWESLP; encoded by the coding sequence GTGGCGGAGATCCGCGCGCCGCTGGCGCACAGCCGACCGGCGTTGATCGCCACGTCAGGCACGGCCGCGGCTGGTTCCTGGCGGCCAACCGTGCGCGTGGGGGCTCCCGCTGTCGGAGGGCTGTCGCTGCCCGCGGCCCACCCGACCGCCGCGCACCTGTACGCCCCCCGAGGTGTGTGGTTCGACGACGACGTGCTGGTCGTTGCCGACAGCGGCAACCACCGCATCTTGATCTGGCACGGGCTTCCGAGCTCCGACGAGGCCGAAGCCGACGTGATCCTGTGCCAACCCGCTCCGACCGCCGAGGGTCCGGCCGCCGGGGGGCGCGGCCCGAGCAAGGGAGTGCACCTGCCGACCGGGGTCCTCGTCCACGACGGCGCACTGTTCGTCGCCGACGCGTGGCATCACAGGATCCTGGTCTGGTCCACGCTGCCGACCGCGCACGACGCCCCACCCGACGGCGTGATCGGCCAGACCGACCTGCAGAGCGTGCAGCCCAACCGCGGCGAGGACTCGTGCGGTCCGGACTCGATGTACTGGCCCTACGGACTGGGCCTCGTCGGCGGGGTGTTCTGGGTCGCCGACACCGGCAACCGACGTGTGCTCGGCTGGAGTGGCGGCCCCCCCGAGCCCGGGTCCACGCGAGGCCCCGACATCCTGCTGGGACAGGCCGCCTGGACCGCCCGGGACGAGAACCGGGGCGGGGACCCCACCGCCGACTCCTTCCGCTGGCCACATGACATCGCCGGAACCGATCACCTGCTGCTGGTCGCCGACGCGGGCAACCACCGCGTGCTCGGATGGGCGCCCGTGCCCGACGGCGATGGACCCGCCGACCTGGTGCTGGGCCAGGACGCGATGACCACAGCGACGGAGTGGCCGTACGGTCCGCAGCGCGCGATCGGCCACCGCTTCCCCTACGCGATCAGCGTGGACGGGGACCGCCTGGTCGTCGCCGACACCGCCAACAACCGGCTACTGGTGTGGGACTCCGTCCCACGACACACCCAACAAGCGCCGGACCACGTCCTGGCACAGCCCGACTTCGCCGCCAACGGTGAGAACCGCTGGGACCAGGTGCGCGACGACACGCTGTGCTGGCCCTACGGCGTGCACCTGCGCGGGGACCGGCTGGCCGTGGCGGACTCCGGCAATAACCGTGTCATGGTGTGGGAGTCGCTCCCGTGA
- the hypD gene encoding hydrogenase formation protein HypD, which yields MKYLDEFSDPDLAHKLFADIAATVTRRWAIMEVCGGQTHSIVRNGIDQLLPDAVELIHGPGCPVCVTPLETIDKALAIAERPDVIFCSFGDMLRVPGSHTDLFGVRSRGGDVRVVYSPMDAVVVAEENPDKQVVFFAIGFETTAPGNAMVAHQARSRNLTNLSLLVSHVLVPPAIEAIASSPTSRVDGFLAAGHVCSVMGTHQYGPIVDRYKLPIVVTGFEPLDVLDGIRRTLIQLEEGRAELENGYPRAVRAEGNLPAQQMLADVFEVTDRRWRGIGMIPQSGWKLSPAYADVDAEIRFDVGHIDVEESSLCRAGEVLQGLLKPNECEAFGKECTPRNPLGATMVSSEGACAAYYQYRRLEHSRSLPVVAG from the coding sequence ATGAAGTACCTGGACGAGTTCAGCGACCCCGACCTGGCGCACAAGCTGTTCGCCGACATCGCCGCCACGGTCACACGCCGGTGGGCGATCATGGAGGTGTGCGGTGGGCAGACGCACTCGATCGTCCGCAACGGGATCGACCAGCTGCTGCCCGACGCGGTGGAGCTGATCCACGGGCCCGGTTGCCCGGTCTGCGTCACGCCGCTGGAGACGATCGACAAGGCGCTGGCGATCGCCGAACGGCCTGACGTGATCTTCTGCTCCTTCGGCGACATGCTGCGCGTCCCGGGTAGCCACACCGACCTGTTCGGGGTCCGTTCGCGCGGCGGCGACGTGCGCGTCGTCTACTCGCCGATGGATGCCGTGGTGGTCGCCGAGGAGAACCCTGACAAGCAGGTGGTCTTCTTCGCGATCGGCTTCGAGACCACCGCACCCGGTAACGCCATGGTCGCCCATCAGGCCCGGTCGCGGAACCTCACGAACCTGTCGTTGCTGGTCAGCCATGTGCTGGTGCCCCCTGCGATCGAGGCGATCGCTTCCTCGCCCACCAGCCGTGTCGACGGGTTCCTGGCCGCGGGGCACGTGTGCTCGGTGATGGGCACCCATCAGTACGGCCCGATCGTCGACCGCTACAAGCTGCCCATCGTGGTCACGGGGTTCGAGCCGCTGGACGTCCTGGACGGGATCCGTCGGACGCTCATCCAGCTGGAGGAGGGGCGCGCGGAGCTCGAGAACGGCTATCCGCGGGCCGTCCGGGCCGAGGGCAACCTGCCGGCGCAGCAGATGCTGGCCGACGTGTTCGAGGTGACCGATCGGAGGTGGCGTGGCATCGGCATGATCCCACAGTCGGGGTGGAAGCTGTCCCCCGCGTATGCGGACGTCGACGCCGAGATCCGCTTCGACGTAGGACACATCGACGTCGAGGAGTCCTCGCTGTGCCGTGCTGGTGAGGTGCTGCAGGGTCTGCTGAAGCCGAACGAGTGCGAGGCCTTCGGCAAGGAGTGCACACCGCGCAACCCCTTGGGTGCGACGATGGTCTCCTCGGAGGGCGCGTGCGCCGCCTACTACCAGTACCGCAGGCTTGAGCATTCCCGCTCCTTGCCCGTCGTGGCTGGCTGA
- a CDS encoding hydrogenase maturation protease: MVVGCGNLLRGDDGVGPIVIRELWEGLGGLAITPGGVELVDGGTAGMDVAFKMRGVRRVIVIDAAATGAEPGTVFEVPGQALEDLPPLEGLHTHLFRWDHALAFARWLLKDEYPTDITVLLVEAVSVGLGDPLSEPARRGLDIVKQRIIDDVLGSDWSQPDPAVLPCR; encoded by the coding sequence TTGGTCGTCGGCTGCGGCAACCTGCTTCGAGGTGACGACGGCGTCGGCCCGATCGTGATCCGCGAGCTGTGGGAGGGGCTCGGCGGACTCGCGATCACCCCCGGAGGCGTGGAGCTGGTCGACGGAGGGACCGCTGGGATGGACGTCGCCTTCAAGATGCGCGGCGTCCGTCGGGTGATCGTGATCGACGCCGCGGCGACCGGTGCCGAACCCGGCACCGTCTTCGAGGTTCCCGGCCAGGCGCTGGAGGACCTGCCGCCGCTTGAGGGGCTCCACACCCACCTGTTCAGGTGGGATCACGCACTGGCGTTCGCGCGCTGGCTGCTGAAGGACGAGTATCCGACGGATATCACCGTCCTTCTGGTGGAGGCCGTCTCGGTGGGGCTGGGGGATCCGCTGTCGGAGCCCGCACGACGCGGCCTGGACATCGTCAAGCAGCGGATCATCGACGACGTGCTGGGCAGCGATTGGTCCCAGCCCGACCCCGCCGTGCTGCCGTGTCGGTGA
- a CDS encoding NifU family protein, with product MSTTTEREVAADQPTLTRLAGRVDAAMAALSGLDHDARAVAKEVKASLEAFHGEALRRVVRRLKDDDRGRELLMELVDDDLVRATLGLHGILRPPVHVQAERALAGVRPYLESHGGGVSLVEITDDGVARVRLEGACNGCSMSAQTLTNAVQVALVEGVPEIGGIEVVTEQAVNLISPESLTRRPQPSGPATSDGPGAPVREAGSEAGWVRGPGLLEIGDPGATIARTDLGEILVVQDGGVVAAYRNQCGHLGLSLEDADVGAGKVICAHHGYRFDVATGAGLTEPGSALSPIPSRVEGVHVWLRPGS from the coding sequence GTGAGCACGACGACCGAGCGGGAGGTGGCCGCCGATCAGCCGACGCTGACGCGGCTCGCCGGCCGGGTCGACGCCGCGATGGCAGCCCTGTCGGGGCTGGACCACGACGCGCGTGCCGTGGCCAAGGAGGTCAAGGCCTCGCTGGAGGCGTTCCACGGCGAGGCGCTGCGCCGCGTCGTCCGACGCCTGAAGGACGACGACCGCGGACGAGAGCTGTTGATGGAGCTGGTCGATGACGACCTGGTCAGGGCGACGCTCGGGTTGCACGGGATCCTGCGCCCGCCTGTGCATGTGCAGGCCGAACGGGCCCTGGCAGGGGTGCGGCCTTACCTGGAGAGCCACGGCGGCGGGGTGAGCCTGGTCGAGATCACCGATGATGGCGTCGCCCGGGTCAGGCTGGAGGGCGCCTGCAACGGCTGCTCGATGTCAGCGCAGACGCTGACCAACGCCGTGCAGGTGGCGCTGGTCGAAGGTGTCCCCGAGATCGGCGGAATCGAGGTAGTGACCGAGCAGGCGGTGAACCTGATCAGCCCGGAGTCCCTCACCCGGCGACCGCAGCCTAGCGGGCCTGCGACGTCCGACGGGCCAGGGGCACCCGTCCGCGAGGCCGGGTCGGAGGCGGGATGGGTTCGCGGACCTGGGCTCCTGGAGATCGGCGACCCCGGAGCCACCATCGCGAGGACCGATCTCGGGGAGATCCTCGTGGTCCAAGATGGTGGCGTCGTCGCGGCTTACCGCAACCAGTGCGGTCATCTGGGTCTGTCCCTGGAGGATGCCGATGTCGGGGCAGGCAAGGTCATCTGCGCCCACCACGGCTACCGCTTCGACGTCGCGACCGGGGCCGGGCTGACCGAGCCCGGATCGGCGCTCAGCCCGATCCCCAGCCGGGTCGAGGGGGTCCACGTCTGGCTCCGGCCGGGTTCGTGA
- a CDS encoding AP2 domain-containing protein, producing MATAEPADLATASVEREDGQWVVYLTVLFPDGVVRRRIGQHRTEHLARIAATWIERASNRDVLTPGNQRPPTEGPATT from the coding sequence ATGGCGACCGCGGAACCGGCCGACCTGGCCACGGCGTCGGTCGAGCGGGAGGACGGCCAGTGGGTCGTGTACCTGACGGTGCTGTTCCCCGACGGCGTGGTGCGGCGTCGCATCGGCCAGCACCGCACCGAGCACCTCGCCCGGATCGCGGCCACATGGATCGAACGCGCATCCAACCGGGACGTGTTGACCCCGGGCAACCAGCGGCCCCCGACGGAGGGACCAGCAACGACATGA
- the hypF gene encoding carbamoyltransferase HypF, whose translation MKGQAVAAHVRLRVRGTVQGVGFRPHVHRLATSLGLAGSVRNDSEGVLIELSGPSGAITDFRRRLVTDAPALAVIADVCEETTPPGDRPSPEGFTIGLSDAGDGQRRTAGAPPDTTTCRACLDELHDPRDRRYRHPFITCTDCGPRFTIIRSLPYDRPATTMADFDLCGPCTEEYHDPSDRRFHAQPIACHECGPGLWFDGQGGRGRALTDAALAAAQSALRQGRIVAVKGIGGYHLACRADDTAVVARLRQRKQRPGKPFALLVRDLDDARSIAHVDDVEAEALSGPAAPIVLLRRRDNAAAAARIAAGQVAPGNPLIGVMLASNPLHRLLLEPVPGIASAPPAVLVMTSGNLSEEPICTDDSDARRRLGDIADAFLAHDRPIAVPCDDSVVRVLDGQPVVLRRSRGFVPTAVRLPAPGAAALGLGGQLKSTVCLTDGTQAWLSQHIGDMGSLPALEAFQRSVERTRTMYRVRPRVLACDAHPDHTAHAWARRHADGVPVMPIQHHHAHVTALMVESGLTGPVIGVAFDGTGFGRAPDGSAQIWGGEILIATLQDARRAAHLSLVALPGGDAAIRHPRRVALSHLRAAGLDWAADLAPVVATDVDERAVIAAQIDQGVNTVPTSSMGRLFDAVSSLLGIRHDITYEAQAAIELEIVADDHRRRGGRTAELILPLMWDARVGQADASEPGVLHAPTLVHTIVAALRAGEPVGAIALGFHVAVAHAVSTVAEDLARRTGVRDVCLTGGVFANALLLSLTTDRLRDVGLTPHRHRVVPPNDGGLALGQAAIASASAKNIGQPLQERGAPCA comes from the coding sequence GTGAAGGGCCAGGCGGTCGCTGCCCATGTCCGCCTTCGGGTTCGGGGCACGGTGCAGGGTGTGGGGTTCAGGCCGCACGTGCACCGCCTGGCGACCTCGCTGGGCCTTGCCGGCAGCGTCCGCAACGACAGCGAAGGCGTGCTGATCGAGCTGTCCGGCCCCAGCGGGGCGATCACCGACTTCCGACGCCGGCTGGTCACCGACGCCCCCGCCCTCGCGGTGATCGCCGACGTCTGCGAGGAGACGACGCCGCCGGGCGACCGGCCATCGCCGGAGGGCTTCACGATCGGCCTCAGCGACGCCGGTGACGGGCAGCGCCGGACCGCGGGCGCACCGCCGGACACCACGACCTGTCGGGCCTGCCTCGACGAGCTGCACGATCCCCGGGATCGTCGCTACCGCCACCCCTTCATCACCTGTACCGACTGCGGCCCCCGCTTCACCATCATCCGGTCCCTGCCGTACGACCGTCCCGCCACCACGATGGCCGACTTCGACCTGTGCGGGCCGTGCACCGAGGAGTACCACGACCCGTCCGACCGGCGCTTCCACGCCCAGCCCATCGCCTGCCACGAGTGCGGGCCCGGGCTGTGGTTCGATGGCCAGGGCGGTCGTGGCCGCGCGCTTACCGACGCCGCGTTGGCGGCGGCGCAGTCGGCTCTGCGGCAGGGACGGATCGTGGCGGTCAAGGGCATCGGTGGCTACCACCTGGCCTGTCGTGCCGACGACACCGCCGTTGTGGCGCGCCTGCGTCAGCGCAAGCAACGGCCGGGGAAGCCCTTCGCGCTGCTGGTGCGCGACCTGGACGATGCCCGGTCGATCGCGCACGTCGATGACGTCGAGGCAGAGGCCCTGTCAGGGCCGGCTGCCCCGATCGTCCTGCTCCGTCGGCGGGACAATGCGGCCGCCGCAGCCCGCATCGCGGCCGGGCAGGTCGCCCCGGGCAACCCGCTGATCGGCGTGATGCTGGCGTCGAACCCGCTGCACCGGCTGCTGCTGGAACCCGTCCCCGGCATCGCGTCGGCACCGCCGGCCGTGCTGGTGATGACCAGCGGGAACCTGAGCGAGGAACCGATCTGCACCGACGACAGCGACGCCCGGCGCCGGCTGGGGGACATCGCCGACGCCTTCCTCGCCCACGACCGCCCGATCGCCGTACCGTGCGACGACTCGGTGGTGCGGGTGCTCGACGGGCAGCCCGTCGTCCTGCGACGCTCACGCGGCTTCGTGCCCACCGCGGTCAGGTTGCCTGCTCCGGGCGCTGCCGCGCTGGGCCTCGGGGGCCAGCTGAAGTCGACGGTCTGCCTGACCGACGGCACCCAGGCCTGGTTGTCCCAGCACATCGGCGACATGGGGAGCCTGCCGGCGCTGGAGGCCTTCCAGCGCAGCGTCGAGCGGACTCGGACGATGTACCGGGTCCGACCGCGGGTGCTCGCCTGCGATGCCCATCCCGACCACACCGCCCATGCCTGGGCGCGGCGCCACGCCGACGGCGTGCCGGTCATGCCGATCCAGCACCATCACGCCCACGTCACCGCCCTCATGGTCGAGTCCGGCCTCACGGGGCCCGTGATCGGGGTGGCCTTCGATGGCACCGGATTCGGGCGGGCGCCCGATGGGTCTGCACAGATCTGGGGCGGCGAGATCCTGATCGCGACCCTGCAGGACGCGCGGCGCGCTGCCCACCTGTCGCTGGTGGCGCTACCCGGAGGGGACGCCGCGATCCGCCATCCACGACGGGTCGCGCTGTCGCACCTTCGCGCTGCCGGCCTCGACTGGGCTGCGGACCTTGCCCCCGTCGTCGCCACCGATGTCGACGAACGCGCCGTCATCGCAGCCCAGATCGACCAGGGCGTGAACACCGTGCCGACCAGCAGCATGGGACGGCTCTTCGACGCCGTCTCCTCCCTGCTGGGGATCCGTCACGACATCACCTACGAGGCGCAGGCGGCCATCGAGCTGGAGATCGTCGCCGATGACCACCGTCGCCGGGGTGGCCGGACTGCCGAGCTGATCCTGCCGCTGATGTGGGACGCAAGGGTCGGGCAGGCAGACGCGAGCGAGCCGGGCGTGCTGCATGCACCGACCCTGGTCCACACGATCGTGGCGGCGCTGCGAGCCGGCGAGCCCGTGGGCGCCATCGCCCTGGGCTTCCACGTGGCGGTGGCGCACGCGGTGTCCACGGTTGCCGAGGATCTGGCCCGCCGGACCGGGGTGCGGGACGTATGCCTCACCGGTGGGGTCTTCGCCAACGCCCTGCTGCTGTCGCTGACGACCGACCGCCTGCGGGACGTAGGCCTGACGCCCCACCGCCATCGTGTTGTCCCGCCCAACGACGGCGGGTTGGCGCTGGGGCAGGCCGCCATCGCCTCGGCCTCCGCTAAGAACATCGGACAACCGCTACAAGAGAGGGGCGCACCATGTGCCTAG
- the hypE gene encoding hydrogenase expression/formation protein HypE — translation MSDHLDLENWSCPLPLRDHERIVSGHGGGGKLSAELVEHLFLPAFGEAAATATPTDAATVMVGGARLAFSTDSYVVQPLFFPGGNIGELAINGTVNDIAMSGAVPLALSTAFILEEGLELAVLDAIARSMGKAAGAAQVPLVTGDTKVVDTGDGNGMTVTTAGFGLVPDGVELAPGHIRPGDRIIVSGPIGAHGVAVMSVREGLSFGTEVRSDTRPLTRMVQSMLSAAPAGAVHCLRDATRGGMAASLCELALTADVGVAYQERAVPVPPEVASACAFLGLDPIHVANEGTLVAFVAADAADAVLAAMHGTSEGAGAAIIGDVVDDHHGIVVARTAIGANRVVDLPLGEQLPRIC, via the coding sequence ATGAGCGACCACCTGGATCTGGAGAACTGGTCCTGTCCCTTGCCTCTACGCGACCACGAGCGGATTGTGAGCGGCCACGGCGGTGGCGGCAAGCTATCCGCCGAGCTGGTCGAGCATCTGTTCCTACCGGCGTTCGGTGAGGCGGCCGCCACCGCCACCCCGACCGATGCGGCAACGGTGATGGTGGGTGGCGCTCGACTCGCCTTCTCCACCGACAGCTACGTGGTGCAGCCGCTGTTCTTCCCCGGCGGCAACATCGGCGAGCTCGCCATCAACGGCACCGTAAACGACATCGCGATGTCGGGGGCGGTCCCGCTGGCCCTGTCGACCGCCTTCATCCTCGAGGAGGGTTTGGAGCTGGCCGTGCTCGATGCGATCGCACGATCCATGGGCAAGGCCGCCGGGGCCGCCCAGGTTCCGTTGGTCACGGGCGACACCAAGGTCGTCGATACCGGGGACGGCAACGGGATGACGGTCACGACGGCGGGGTTCGGACTGGTCCCCGACGGTGTTGAACTTGCGCCGGGCCATATCCGTCCGGGCGACCGGATCATCGTGTCCGGACCGATCGGCGCGCACGGTGTCGCTGTGATGAGCGTTCGCGAGGGACTGTCGTTCGGCACCGAGGTCCGCTCGGACACGCGGCCGCTGACGCGCATGGTGCAGTCGATGCTGTCTGCGGCCCCCGCCGGGGCGGTGCACTGCCTCCGTGACGCCACGCGTGGCGGGATGGCGGCCTCCCTGTGCGAGCTCGCGCTGACCGCCGACGTGGGTGTGGCCTATCAGGAGCGAGCCGTGCCGGTCCCCCCCGAGGTTGCGAGCGCCTGTGCGTTTCTCGGGCTCGATCCGATCCATGTGGCCAACGAGGGGACCTTGGTGGCTTTCGTCGCAGCCGATGCGGCGGATGCCGTCCTGGCTGCCATGCACGGAACCTCCGAGGGCGCCGGCGCGGCGATCATCGGGGATGTGGTGGATGACCACCACGGGATCGTCGTGGCCCGAACTGCAATCGGTGCCAACCGAGTGGTCGACCTGCCACTGGGTGAGCAGCTTCCTCGGATCTGTTGA
- a CDS encoding HypC/HybG/HupF family hydrogenase formation chaperone, translated as MATVDFGGVTKDCCLAYVPEAQIGEYTVIHAGFAITMLDEDSALQTLKLFDEIGLLEEELGVPDQIAIVDKRTRREIGLQAGGGTS; from the coding sequence ATGGCCACCGTCGATTTCGGCGGGGTGACCAAGGACTGCTGCCTCGCCTACGTCCCCGAGGCGCAGATCGGTGAGTACACCGTGATCCACGCCGGCTTCGCCATCACCATGCTGGACGAGGATTCCGCGCTGCAGACGCTGAAGCTGTTCGATGAGATCGGGCTGCTGGAGGAGGAGCTGGGTGTGCCCGACCAGATCGCCATCGTCGACAAGCGCACCCGCCGCGAGATCGGTCTGCAGGCAGGAGGAGGAACCTCATGA